Genomic segment of Salvia splendens isolate huo1 unplaced genomic scaffold, SspV2 ctg462, whole genome shotgun sequence:
CTTGgtcccattttttttataaaagatatcaaatttttttagcaaaaattaaatatattttctctctatactgaataaataaaataacaattcaAAACCTCACGTGTCACATTTAAGTGAGGTGGAGGGAGAGAGGATGCAAATTTCTtgttaatataaattaaatacttcTTTCTTGGATCTTGTATCATTTGAAAATGACACGAATTGTAATGATATATtagaaatataatataaaaagggaaagagaaagtaaaaaaatgagtaaaatatgaaataaaaattcaatattatCCAAAACAGAATTATTTTGGGTAGATGAAGAGAATATGATATAGTTGGGCCAAAAGCAATGCCCAAATAATTTATGTAAGGCCCAGTGTTAAATCCAAATTAATACTGTTAACATACAATAGAATCTGTGCAGTGCGAGTTGCAATCAatgctagagagagagagagaagtatCTTCTTCCACACAGCTATCACGATTTATAGGAATTTCTCAAGTGGATTTCCATCGTCCATAGCTTAATCTCGTCCAAACAATATGAAGATTCAGTGCAACGTCTGCGAGAAGGCGGAGGCCAACGTCCTCTGCTGCGCCGACGAGGCGGCGCTCTGCTTGCCCTGTGATCAGAAGGTTCACGCCGCCAATAAGCTCGCCGGTAAACACCAGAGGGTCCCGCTCTCCACCGCCTCTACGCAGATGCCAAAGTGCGATATTTGCCAGGTTGGATCCtttacctctctctctctctctctagcaaAATCTCTTCGACTAATTTTCAATTGAGTTGCTCAAATGTTATTGGAGCTAGGTTAaactattataaaatttttagaTTTCATTATTCATATATTAATGTACAAAATTAACATGTGCAAATGCAATACTTGATAATTGTATTGTAAATTAATTTGTTATGTGTATCTCTTATAGGATTGGATAAATACTGTTGATTTTATGCTTTGTGTGTTTGACTTGTATAGATAAAATATCTGTCCAATGATTACACTTATTTGTGTGAAGTTGAGAGcttgtttttttgttgatatattATTGGTGAGGGGTGTGTGGTTTAGATTATCATATTGCTTATCCAACTCATATTTCGGGTCAAAAGAGACGGAGAAAGGGAGGAAATATGAGAGGAAAGAAAATTTCTTATTTTGGGAATCGGATGAAGTTTTAGACTTACGAATTGCACATTAGATTGTGATCTATCATCCTTGTTTGATTGTCTTGATGAACTTCCCATTAAAGATGTGCTATGAGTTTAATATATCGGCGTCTATCGGTAACAGCTCCTGCTGCTCAATCTGAAACATGTACGGAATCTCAGTCTGAGATGGTGGTTGGGTTTTATTTGTCTCTAGATGAAGTATTTCATAGTTGTTTGAGGGCATGACATATCTCTTCGGTCTTTACCCAGCAAGCAGGGTACTGAGGGCTGTTAATGTTGGATGCTGAAGCATATATCATGTATCTGCGACCGACTGTTGTTTTTATCGAGATATTGACGAAACTTGTTATCCATTTGTAATGGGGGTCATAAATCTTGATCATTCTACgctaaaatgtcaataactcTCCTTATCATACCATCACTTATTATATTCTCAATCTGAAACATGTAGCTCTCTGCTAAACGTATGTTAAAGGCGCAATGTGCCAAGTTCGAAATGGTTCCGATCTCTCATTTAGGACCTCCTCATATTAGCTAGTTGAAATCTCTCTTCACATCCTTGTTAATGGTTTTCTCAGTGGCTCCCTTATTCTTGAAACATGAGAAAGGCAAGGATAAAATAGAAAGAGCATATTTGTATCAACACGTCAGTTTTAACAAACATTGGTCTACCTGACTTCATAGGATAGCATGGAAATATAGCCAAGTTTATAAAAgcacaattatttattttcttataaacgaaattttaatttttcttaattgtccAACTCATCCTAATTTTAGTGAAATCGAAATTGAGTTGGCAGATAGAAAATCCTAAGTGGACGAAAACGAAGAAAATTAGTGATTTCTCCACAGTCTGCCAAATCTGTTGATgaactccatctccatctccatctccctTTCATTCTTGTGCCTACAATGTGAGCTTCCTTTggtttgtaatttcattttcattataatatattattttgccATAGGCAACAAAGTCATGGACAAGTCTGTTGGGTACACCAGTTTATTCAATTGTTCTGTTACCCCTTTGTTTTTCCTTTATCTGTTTCCCTTTTGTGACACCACGGCTTTTGCAGAAAATTTACTCTTCTCTGAATTGGTGAAATATCTATTAAGTTAGTTGTTGTTGTGCTATTCCCATTGTCCTGTTACTCATGTCATTCCAGAATTCTACTGTTTATATTCTAATTATGGATCTTCTCCATGCCTCTAAATGTGCTTCCATTTGTGCCATTTTTTTGCATGAGCGGCAGGTTGAGTCAATTGATGGAGTTAGAGACAGGAAAGTGTTAGCGAAAATACAATGTAATTTTTGAGAAAATAAGTAAATATATTCCAACAAGATGACGGCATTTGATGCTTAAACACACCTAATAGTCTGGTCAGTCTATGATTGATATCGTGCTAGATTGCTAATGTTACACCCCTGCATCTGTTTTTCTCCCTCTCTAAGGGTGTTCTTGAAATTATGCTGATCCAAAAAACCAATTATTATGCCAATGTCTTCCAAATTGCTCTCTCATACTGTTGGCTAATTTAATTCCCTATTCAGATATTGTTCCCCTTATCTTCTGTCCTAAGTTGGTAGTTATGTTTTAAGACATATAAATTGATTTATGTGCTCTTGCTCCCATACTATTGGCTATTTAAATTTGCATTCCAGTTTATCGTTCCTCTCACTCTGTCAGCTTCTATCATAACTTGGTACTgcatttgagagagagagagagagagagaaatagatttatgtactttttttctttattgtgATATAATGGTATGGAAGTGCTTTAGATGTGATTTAGCAATTTAGCACATGACTTCCATTTTTCAGGAGGTCTGTATGTAATCTTCATCAAAGGTAGTTGTCCTTGCTACTGAAACTAACCGTGATTATCATACTAAATGCTTTACTATGCAGGAAACTGTTGGCTATTTCTTTTGCTTAGAGGACCGAGCCCTACTTTGCAGAAAATGTGATGTTGCTATACACTCAGCAAATTCCTTAGTATCAGGGCATCAAAGGTTTTTACTCACAGGAGTTAAGGTAGGCCTTGAGGCTACTGAAGCTCATGCCGAACCATCTCTAGGAAAGGCAAATAATGCTGAGAAAATTTCAGAACCAGAACCTCATTCTCTTCCGAAGAAGGCCTCCCCAGCATCATCACCTGCTCAATATGGTAAAGGCATGCCTGTTCAAGCTAGCGGATGTGGTGATTTTCCTTTATCAAAGCTGTCCTTCTCTGGAGGTTCTGCTGGAAGTATTTCGCAGTGGCAGTTTGATGAATTTCTTGGATATGGTGATTTCACTCAGAGCTACAATTTCATGGATAAGGAGTCATCTAAGGTATATAACACATAGAGCCTCATATCTTCAGAACACATTTGTATTCACTTTACCAGCTTCAAATTTACATAGAGATTCTGCATCATGTTCAACTTATTTATCGGATAACCTACACAATCATAACCCTTTTATGAACGTATTTTACCAGGCAGACAGTGGGAAGCTTGGAAGTTCAGATAGCTCCCAAATTCTACTAACTGCTGATGGTGAGTTAGAGGGTGATGATTGCCTGGGTCAGGTGCCAGACACATATTGGGCAGTGCCACAGATCACTTCTCCGCCCACATCATCCGGGCTTTACTGGCCTAAAAGTTTTCAGAATCCACCGGAATCTTCTGCGTTTGTGCCTGACATAAGTTCCCCACCCCTGCATAATCTCCGTCATGCTACCAACTCAAAGCGGAGGAGACACTCTTGATGTATCCTATGCTGTTCACAGTCAGAGTCTTGGACGACATAGCTCGTCAGGATTAGGATAGATGGCGTTACACGTTTTATATTTGTTGTGTGATTTGTATTTTATGCGGTTCAGCTGTCGGATGATTAGATACCC
This window contains:
- the LOC121790288 gene encoding B-box zinc finger protein 22-like, producing MKIQCNVCEKAEANVLCCADEAALCLPCDQKVHAANKLAGKHQRVPLSTASTQMPKCDICQETVGYFFCLEDRALLCRKCDVAIHSANSLVSGHQRFLLTGVKVGLEATEAHAEPSLGKANNAEKISEPEPHSLPKKASPASSPAQYGKGMPVQASGCGDFPLSKLSFSGGSAGSISQWQFDEFLGYGDFTQSYNFMDKESSKADSGKLGSSDSSQILLTADGELEGDDCLGQVPDTYWAVPQITSPPTSSGLYWPKSFQNPPESSAFVPDISSPPLHNLRHATNSKRRRHS